From Campylobacter pinnipediorum subsp. caledonicus:
TATTATACAACTACTAGAAAAAAAAGCGATAAAAAAGAATGGGTTGTAAAAACACACAATAACAGAATAATCGGGATAGAAATTTCAAATGAAGTAGCGCCATCTTTGCTTGGTATGAGTTTTTTTAATAAAGAAGATGCAAACATTATAAAAGAACAAATTTTAAACTTGCCTATAAGTTTTTTTGAAGATTCAAAGCTATATTACGACAACATAATTATTAAAAATTTAAACAAGATAAACATACAAAACGAATATATTGAAAATAAATTTGTAGGCGAAATAGATGATAAAACCGACTTAGAGGAAATACAACAAAAATTAAAAGGATTAAAATGCGATATATAACTATTGATCAAGCCAAACAAGTTATGCTTGAAATGATGGACTACATACATGATATATGTATCAAAAATGATATCAAATACTCACTTGCTTACGGAACATTAATAGGTGCTGTAAGACATAAAGGTTTTATACCATGGGATGATGATTTTGATATTTTTCTAACAAGAGAAAATTATGAAAAATTGTTAAAATTATTAGAGAAGTCAGGAGATTATTTTATTGTTAACTACAATACAGATAGCAATTCATGCAATCATTATTCTCATTTTTGTTCCAAAAAATACAAATGTGAACAAAGTAATAAAACTTTAACACAAATGACAAATTTTGGTGTTTTTATAGATATTTTTCCTTTAGATTATTTGGACAAAGACAATCCTAAAAAACAATTATTGGAAATCAAACAATCGCTAAAAAAATTAAAATTAACTAGTTTTTTAAATTATAATAAAACTGGTAAAAAATATACAACATATTTAAAAGCTATAACAAATTTTCCAAGATTTTTATATTATAAATTTATAATAAAGAGAAAGAAAATCATAGAAGAAATAAATTTAAAACTAACAAAAAACAACAAAAAAAAGACAAATATCTTAGGAGAATACTCTAGCCGCATGAACGAGATATATGATCGAAAAGATTTTGAAGAATACATATTTGGTGATTTTGAAAACCGTAAATACATGATGATTAAAAACTTTGATACCGTATTAAAAATACATTATGGAGATTACAACAAACTTCCGCCGGAAGAAGAAAGAAAAAATGGCCATGCTCATTTTAAATATTTTATAGATGAATAAACACTATAACAGGCTTTAATCTTTTTTAATTCACTTATGGCTATAATTTAAGTAATTTTTAGATTAAGGAAAATTATGAAATTTCAAAAAGTAAAACAAGCTATACAAGATTTGCAAAATGGCAAAATGATTGTTATGGTTGATGATGAAGATAGAGAAAATGAAGGTGATTTGGTTTTTCCAGCAGCATTAAGCGATATGCAAAAGGTAAATTTTGCAATCACACATGCAAAAGGTGTATTATGCCTTGCAATGGATCAAGAAAATGCAAAAAGGCTAGATCTACCACTTATGGTTTCTAAAAACACATCTAGTCACGAAACAGCTTTTACAATAACAATAGATGCAAAAGAGGTAACAACTGGAGTTAGCGCATACGAAAGAGATTTTACTATGAGACTTGCTGCAAATCCTCTTTCAAAACCTGATGATTTTGTAAGGCCTGGACATATATTTCCACTTATAGCAAAAAATGGAGGGGTTCTTGAAAGAACAGGACACACAGAAGGCTCTGTTGATATATGCAAACTCGCAGGACTTGCACCAATGGCTTCAATATGCGAGATAGTAAAAGAAGATGGGACTATGGCTCGCAGGGATTATTTAGAAGAGTTTTGTGCTAAATATGATTTAAACATGGTTTCTGTTTCTGATTTGGTTGAATATCGTTTAAATAGTGAAAGCCTGATAACTGTAGAAAGCTCAAGTGATTCTTCATTGTTTGATTTTGAATGCAAAAAATATGAAATCAAAGATCACAAAAACCTAACACATGTTGCATTTACATTTGGAGAAATAAACCCCCAAACAAGTGTTAAATTTCAAAAAATCGCAAAAGACTATGAACTTCTAAGCTCCTTAAAATTTGATGAGTTTGTGCAAAGTATAAAATACCTAAAAGAAAATGGTGGAATTTTAGTATTTTTAGATAGTGAAAAAAATGAGGCAAACACAAAAGACTATGGCATAGGAGCACAAATTTTAAAATATTTTGGAGTAAAAGATATCGAACTACTAAGCTCCAGCAAGAACAAAGAATTTGTTGGAATAAGCGGCTTTGGACTAAATATAACATCTTATAAATAATCTCTTAATTTCTCCACAAAAAGTCAAGTGACCTTGACTTTTTATATTATATTAAAATTACATAAAAAAATCTTTTTAATTATTAAAATATATAAATAAATTATTTTTTAATTATTTTCCGTATATAATACTTGAAGTTATTTTAAGGAGACTAAATGAAAAAACTACTGCTTTCATCACTATTAATATGTTTTTCATATGCAAATAGTGAAGTTTATACAGATGTTGTAAAACCGGTGTTTGCTGATACAAAGGCTACAAAATCAATAGGAAGACTACTTCCAACAAATGGTGTTAAAATTCTAGAAAAGAACAAAGATATACTAAAATTAGAGGTTCAAGGCTATCAGAACCCTGATGTAAAAAATGTAATATATTTCAATAATTCTGAGCGTATTTTTACACTTGCTTTATCAAAAACAGCAAAAATAGACATAAAAGTCATAGAAGAAGGAAAAAATGGTAAATGGAATCTAGTAAAAACAGAAGTTTTTGCAAAAGATGGTGGTTTTAGCAGTGATTTGCAACCAATATTCAATAAAGCCAAAAACATTTACGAAAATAATTGTGGCACTTGCCACTCGCTTCATAAACCAACAAGCTATAAGGCAAATCAGTGGCCTAGTTTATTAAAATCAATGCTAAGCAGAACAGCTATTGATAAAAAAGATGAGTGGCTTGTTATACAGTACCTTCAAAAAAACGCATCAGATAAAAACGCTAAATAAAGGAGAAAATCATGCAAAGACGAGATGCTTTAAAATTAGGTGGTTTAGTTGCCAGTATGCCATTAATTTCAAATGTAACGGCTTTAAATTTAATGGCAGATGAGCTAAATACTGGTCTTATAAAAAATGGAAAAGTTCTAACTGGTGCTCACTGGGGAATGCTTGAAGTTGATGTTAAAGACGGAAAAATAATTGGCTCAAAACCATATCAAAAAACAAGTGAAATTTATAACCCACTTCAATACTACACACAAGATATGGTTTACAAAACTCGTGTCAAATACCCTATGGTAAGAAAAAGCTACCTTGAAAATCCAGATGATCCAAAGCCTGAACTTAGGGGCAAAGATGAATGGGTAAGAGTTAAATATGAAGATGCGATTAAGCTTGTTGCAAACGAGCTTAAAAAGACAAGAAAGCAAAAAGGCAACACAGCTGTATTTGCAGGAAGTTATGGATGGAAATCAAGTGGAAATGTTCACAATTCAAGAATTTTATTGCATAGATTTATGAACTTAAGCGGTGGATTTGTTGGGTCTTTGGGGGATTATTCTACAGCCGCATCACAAATAATAATGCCACACGTAGTAGGAAGCATAGAAGTTTATGAGCAACAAACAAGTTGGCCTGTGGTGCTAGAAAGTTCTCAAGTAGTCGTTATCTGGGGAGCAAATCCTATATCAACACTAAGAATTGCATGGACTGCCACAGATGAGCAAGGCTTTAAGTATTTCGAACAGCTCAAGAAAAGTAATAAAAAAGTGATAATAATAGACCCTATAAGATCAGAAACAGCACAATATTTTGATAAGGCTGAATGGATAGCACCAAGACCAAACACAGATGTAGCTTTGATGATGGGTATAGCACATTATCTATATACAAACAACAAATACGACAAAGATTTTATACAAGATTATACAGTTGGTTTTGATAAATTTATACCTTATTTGACTGGTAAAGAAGATGGTATAGCAAAAGACACAAAATGGGCAAGTGACATAACCAAAATAAGCGAAGAAAAGATAAAACAATTAGCCGAAACTTTCTTTAACAATAGAACAATGCTAATGAGTGGTTGGGGAATGCAAAGGGCGCAGTATGGAGAACAACCACATTGGATGCTTGTTACATTAGCTTGTATGCTTGGACAAATAGGCCTAGAAGGTGGTGGTTTCGGTCTTAGCTATCATTACTCAAACGGCGGAGTACCTACTGCCAAAGGTGGTGTTATAAGTGGCGTTAATAGTGCAAGTGTTGGAATTTTTAATAAAAAAGGCGAATTTGTAGGAACAAGCAATGGTGCTTTTGATAAAAATGGAAGATTTGTAGCAAAGACAAATACAGATAATGGCACTGGACAAAGTTGGCTACAAGAAGCAACAAAATATGCATTTCCTGTTGCCAGAATAGCCGATGCATTGCTAAATCCAGGAAAAACGATAGATCATAACGGCAACAAAATAACCTACCCTGATATAGATTTCATATATTGGGTTGGCGGAAATCCTTTTGTTCACCATCAAAATACAAACAAACTAAGAAAAGCTTGGCAAAAACCAAGAACCATTGTTGTAAACGAACCATACTGGACACCGACAGCAAAAATGGCAGATATCGTATTTCCAGCAACAACATCAAACGAAAGAAATGATATAACCATGACTGGGGATTACTCAAACATGAATATCGTTCCTATGAAACAAGTTGTTGAAAAATTCGAAGAGTCAAAAGATGATTATCAAATCTTTTCTGATTTGTCAAAAGCATACGATGAAAAATTAGCAATAGCATATACAGATAATGGAAAAACAGAATTTGATTGGATAAAACAATATTACGATGGGGCATACAAACAAGTAAAATCAATACCTGATTTATATACAGAAATGAAACCATTTGAAGAATTTTGGAATAGCAATAAACCGGTAACATTTTCATCAACTCCTGAGAGCGAATCATGGGTTAGATTTGGTGAGTTTAGAGAAGACCCGATATTAAATGCTCTTGGAACACCATCTGGGCTTATTGAAATTTATTCTGAAACTATAGAAAATATGAACTATGATGATTGTAAACCTCATCCAACTTGGTTTGAACCAATAGAATGGCTTGGAATGAAAGACAAACCAGCACAATTTCATATGCTAAGCCCGCACCCAGCGGATAGACTTCACTCTCAGCTTAGTCACACATCTTTAAGAGACAAATACTCAATAACAGATAGAGAGCCTATATGGATAAATGAAAAAGATGCTTTAAATCTAGGAATTAAAACAGGTGATCTTGTAAGAGTGTTTAATGAAAGGGGACAAATTTTAGCAGGTGCTCTTGTAACAAACAACGTATCTCAAGGTGTTGTAAAACTTGCTGAAGGCGCTTGGTATGATCCAGATAAAAATGGACTTTGCAAAAATGGTTGTGCAAATGTGTTAGCTCTTGATATACCTACCTCAAAACTAGCAAATGGAAATATATCACATACAGCACTTGTAAATATTGAAAAATTTAAAGGTGAAGCTCCAAAGCTTACAGCTTTTAGCAACCCTAGTATAATATAACATAGTAATGCCACAAATTTTTGTGGCATTAATCTTTGCTACAAATTTTATTTGCCATTCTTGCAACAAAAGGAGAAATAATAAGTATTGTAGGATAAGCAACAACAAATGCTTTTATTTGACCAGATATCCAAATTTTTAAAAATCCATCAACCAAACCTAAATTTATATAACTAAGAATTCCTGACATGAATGCTGTCATAAATAATGCCATAAACAATGAATGAATATACTTATAATATTTCTTTGATATCATGATTTTCTTCCTAAAAAAAATAAAAATTTTAATTAATACTGTGCAACATATAACCAGATGAACGAATGCTTTTGATTTTCAATCCTAATTTTCTTCTTAACTGCCCTACTAAATTTTGCATTGCTATTTTTGATGGACACTCTCCATCATAAACAATATTGTCAATGATTTCAAATGTTGTCAATTTATTGATGTTTTGAATCAAAAGAAGTATTAGTTTATGCTCCAAATTTGTTAAAAAAATTTGAGAGTCATTTTTATATAATCTTTCTCCAAAAACATCAAAGGATACATTATGATTTAAATTTATAATCTGTTTTGAGTCTTTTTTATTCAACAATAAAATGTTATCAAATATTGCTGTTAGTTTTATAGGTTTAAAGAACACAACAGAACCACTGCCTGTGAAATTTTTTAAAATTTTTTTATAGGTTTTTATATTTTTAGCTAAAAATATAAACTGCTGATGAGAACAAATAGATAACATTTGCTCAAAATCAATATTTTTATTATTTTGATAAAAAGGATCTAAATCAACAATAACTATATCCAAATTTGTATTACAATTTATATAAAAATTTAAAAAATTTTCACTACAAGAAAAATATAGATTTTTGAATCTATATTTTTGCGATTTTAGCACAATATTGATATTGTTATCATCATTTACAAAAAGTATATTTAAATTTTTAAACCTCAATTTATCATCCTAAATTCTAATTGAGTATTTTAGTATAATAAGCTTATTTTAAGTTTAAAAGTGAAAATGTAATGATAATTTTTATTATAATGTCTAACTTCGCAAAAATTTAAATTTATAAAGGAGAATAGATGTCAATTTCAAGAAGAAATTTCTTAAAATCATCCGCAGCAACAGCACTTGCAATTTCATCAAATTCTGTTTTGGCAAAAGATGAAAATATAAAAACAATACCACATGCTTCAAACTTAGGTGCTTTTTATGCTGATGTACAAGATGGAAAAATAGTAAAAATTCACTCGCAAGTATCAGACAAAGACCCAAAATTCCCAGGAAATGAAGCTTGGATAGATAGAGTTTATTCAGATACTAGAATAAAATATCCTTGCGTTAGAAAAAGCTACTTAGAAGGCAAAAACTCACCAGAACTTCGTGGAAAAGAAGAGTTTGTTCGTGTTAGCTGGGACAAGGCAATGCAACTTATAGTAGATAAATTAAAAACACTTAAACCAGAAGAGATACACAATGCAAGCTATAGTGGTTGGGGACACCCTGGACTTTTACACAACTGCGGTGCGGTAGCTGGAAGATTTTTTAATACTTCTATCGGTGGAGCAGTTGGAACTGATGGCGAATACAGCAACGGTGCGGCCGGTAAAGTAAATGCAACTATCATGGGTGATTTAGAAGTTTATTCACTTCAAACATCTCATGAGGTTATACTTGAAAATACAAAAGTATATGTTATGTGGGGCGCTGATTTACTAAAATGTAATCAAATTGATTATAAAATTGCAAATCGTGGAAATAACCCTTATTATGACAAATATGAAAAATCAGGCATAAAATTTATAACAATTGACCCTCAATATACTGAAATAGCAAACCGCTTTGGTGCTGAGTGGATCAAAATTCGCCCAAATACAGATGTCGCTTTAATGCTTGGTATGGCTCACTATCTTTATACAAGCAAACAATATGACAAAGATTTTATAGAAAAATATACATTTGGTTTTAATAAATTTCTACCTTATTTACTTGGAAAAACAGAAGATAAAGTAGAAAAAACTCCAGCTTGGGCTGCTAAAATAACAGGCGTAGATGAAAAAATTATAAAAGCGCTTGCTGATACATTTGTAAAAAATAGAACATTCCTAGCTGGCAACTGGTCTATGCAAAGAGCTCATCACGGCGAACAAGCTGACTGGATGCTTATGGTTCTTGCAGCTATGATAGGACAAGTTGGCTTACCTGGTGGTGGATTTGGCTTTTCAATGCACTATAGTGGCGGTGGACAAGCATTTTCTGGTGCGATGCTTCCTGGTGGCTTACCACAAGGCAAAAACAAAGTAGATGTAAGCATACCTGCATCTCGTATAAGCGAAGCTATCTTAAATCCTGGAAAGAAGATAAACTTCAAAGGTGGTCATATGACATATCCCGATCTAAAAATGCTATATATCACAGGTGCTACACTATTAGGACACCATCCAAACACTAACGAACTTATAAAAGCTATACGCACACTTGATACAGTTGTAGTTCATGAGCCGTGGTGGACACCTATGGCAAAAATGGCCGATATAGTTTTACCATCTACAACACCACTTGAAAGAGATGATATAAGCTATGGTGGCTCATACTCTCAAGATTATGTTTATGCGATGAAAAAAGTAATAGAACCACTATGGGAAGCTAGAAACGACTATGATATATTTGCTGATATGGCAAAAATGATAAGCGATAAAGCATATCGTAAATTTACAGGTAGCAAAACAAAAGAAGAGAGAATAAAAGGCCTATATGACAAGAGCGATTGTCCAAACTATATGAGCTTTGAAGAGTTTTGGGACAAAGGATATCTTTATTTTGAGCCTAGCGAAGATGCAAAAAAATTCGTTCGCCATGCTGAGTTTAGAAAGGATCCTGTTGCAAATAAACTTGCTACAGAAACTGGTAAAATACAAATTTTCTCTCAAAAATTTGCTGATTTTAAACTAGAAGATTTCAAAGGTCATCCAATCTGGCTAGAACCAGCTGAATGGCTTGGAGATGAAGAAAAAACTAAAAAATACCCACTTCATGTATTAAGCCCACATCCAAAATACAGAATCCACTCTCAACTTGATAACTCATTTATAAGAAAAGCTTATAAAGTTACGAACAGAGAGCCTGTTGTTATAAATGATGAAGATGCAAAAAAATTCGGAATCAAAGATGGTGATGTTGTAGAAGTTTACAATGATAGAGGTGCTATACTATGTGGTGCTGCTGTAAGCAAAAACATCATGCAAGGTGTTATAGCTGTTGAGGAAGGTGCTTGGTATGACCCAGAAAATGTAAACGATGAAAAACCAAGATGTAAAGCAGGACATGTGAATCTACTTACTACATCTATACCTACATCAACTATGGCTCAAGCAACATCTGTAAATACTTGCTTGGCTGCGATTAGAAAAGTTGATGCAAAAGCATATGAAGGTGTAAAAGCACCTAAAGTAAAAGGAGCATAAATGAAAAAATTTATAGTAATTTTAGCAATATTTTTAGCAGATTTTGCATTTGCCCAAACTATGTATATAAACAATATCAAAGCGGATCTTATGGATCCGCAAACAAAAAAAGTTGTCGGCGAAATATACGAAGGAACTTCTGTTGAAGTATTAAAAAAAGATGGTGATATGAGCCTTGTTCAAATAAGTGGTGCGGTTTCAGACACAAACAAAAAAGTAGTTGCTCTAAAAAAAGACCCATTCTTTGTATTTTATAAACTAAACGACAAAGATGCCCAAAGCAAAGATACTTTTTTAGTAAAAACTAAAGAGCTAACAGATGATGAGCTTACATCTTGGGAAGAGATAGATCTGACTTACTATGATACATGTAGCTCATGCCACGCCGCACATAAACCAAAAGAGCATTTAATGTCAGAGTGGGAAGCATATCTTTTAGCAATGCAAACATTTGCTAAGATAAACGATAAAGAAAAAGATAGAATACTTCGCTATCTTCAAGCTTTTGCAAAAGATGGTGTTGTAAAAGAATAAACCAATTTTTGAGTTGCTTATTTCAAGCAACTCATGTTTATCATATTAATAGCATGCAAATTTAATAAAAAATTAAAACACAATAACTAAAAAATACATCAATATTAATTATTCATATCTTCAATAAATATAAAACCACTTTTTTATTTAAAATAAATTTCCTATTGTCTATTTTATCGGTTAGATTATTTTTTAACAAAAACCCTACTTCCAAATAATTTACAAGACTTTTTGTTATTTGAAGGTATAGTTTTATTTATATTTTACAAATTAACAAACATTACAAGCTCTTTAATTACACTTTATAAAAAACGCTTATATTTTCTATGCTCATCTTTTGGCTTAAGGATTTTAATGACCGTATCTTGCTTATTCTTAGCATAGACAAACCTCTACTTATTTTTTAACTGACTTTTTATATTAAGTCTAATTTAGTTCGTTAAAATTGCTTAAAATAAGGTTAAACAAAATAAAAGAAAATGAATAAGGGGAAAATATGTAAATGGTGGAGTTAAGCGGGATCGAACCGCCGACCTCTTGAATGCCATTCAAGCGCTCTCCCAGCTGAGCTATAACCCCATATATGGTTAATGTGTAGATAATTGTATCAAAAAACTCTTATAATTTTTTGAAAATTTATAAAATTTTTCACAAATAAAATAAATTTTTAAGCAAACATTGGATATTATTCCAATTCCTAAAAAGAATATAAGCGGGAATAGCTCAGGGGTAGAGCATAACCTTGCCAAGGTTAGGGTCGCGAGTTCGAATCTCGTTTCCCGCTCCATTTTTTTATTTTGCCCAGGTGGTGGAATGGTAGACACAAGGGACTTAAAATCCCTCGGAAATTTTTCCGTGCCGGTTCAAGTCCGGCTCTGGGCACCACTAATATTTTTTTATTCCCTTTTATTCTATTCAAAAATCACTTATAGAACACGATAAAAAGGCACTTTTGAAGTGTTTATTCTCTTTTATTCCATTCAATTACTTTTTATTACTTTCAAACTTTTTTATTGACTGAGTTATTGACTAATAAAAAAAATATTGGATAAATTTCTATTTTAGTCAATAAAAAAAGGAATAATATGCCAAAAATCGCTACCGCACTAACTGCATTGTAAATCAAGAATTTAAAGCCAAAGGATAAACCTTATTTTATAAGTGATGGTTTTAATTTGCTCTTAAAAGTGAACAAATGGGACTAAAACTTTTATCTTTAACTACAAAAGTCCAAAGACAAATAAGCAAAGAAGATACACGATAGGTAATTTTCCTAGAATAAGCCTAGCAGAGGCAAGAGAGGCTCGTTTAAAACTTCAAAAAGATATAGATAGTGGTATAGATATGCTAAAACAAACTCATTTTAAAGATTTTGAAACAATTTATCAAGAATACATCAAAACAAGAACAAACATAAGCCCAAAACACCTACAAAGGATAAAAAGTTTTTTTGAGAGATTTTTGCTACCAAATTTTACAAATTCCGATATAAAGAAAATAACAAGAAAGGATGTAGTAAGGGCGTTATCTCCCTTACCTGAAAATCCTGAAAGTATAAAAAAGCACTTATAGAACTTAATCAAATGTATAAATATGCCCTACTTTATGAATATACTGAGCATAATATAATTAATGACATTGATAAGAAAACACTGATAGGGAAAGTAGAAGTTAAGCATTATGCTTTTTTAAAATATGTTTAGTTTTGTATTTTAACTATTTTTAATGATATTTATTATCATAATTAAGTTTTATTTTAGAATAGTTTTTATATAATCACACTATCAAAATAATAATTATAATCAATAAAAGAAGAGAGAAAAATACAATGTCAGTTTTAGTTATAGGTGCAGATGAAATTACCCCGATAAAGGCTGTTTTGCATGACCTTGGCGCACAAAAGATAGAGCATTGGGATGCAAGAAATGAGAATAGAGTAAATAGAAAGCCTATTCCTCAGGATACTAAATGTGTCGTTATGCTTACAAGTTTTTTAAATCACAATACAATGAAAACCATAAAAACTCAAGCTAAAAAGAGAAATATTCCTATAGTTTGTGCAAAAAGAAGTGTTAGTTGCGTATTTTGCGAATATTGTAAGGTTTTTGGTTTGGATAGGGAATTTGGATGCAAAAAGGAATTTTAAATGAAGTTCGGATACTTATCAGATATTGGAGAAATAACTCCGGATATTTTTTCAAATCTTGATTCTGTCTCAAGGCTAAAAACATTTATAAAGCTTTATAACTCTTGTGTCGAACAAGAGTTAAAGCTACCACTTCACTACTCAAAATATAAAAATATAAAAAATGCTTTTAAGCATAGGATACAAGACTTATTAGAATTTGATTCAAATCTCAAAAAAACAAAAGTCAAAACTTTTTGCGCTGTATCAAATTTAATAATATTTTATTATAAAAATAAACAATTTGACAACATAAAATATATTACAAAACAACCAAAAAATAAAGCTGCGAAAATGATTAAAATGTTATATATAAATTCGCATTTTGAGTTATGTTTTGATGCAAATTTTATGTTTTCTCAGTTTGTTTATGATAGAATTGCTTACAAGAATTTTGATAAAGATGTCTCTTTTCAAAATGACTCAATCTGTATATGCAAAGATAGCAAAAAACTATTATGTGTTTTAACGAGTTTTAAAAACTTTAGTTTAGATGATACATCAAGCTTATCAAGTGAAATAAGCTCAGCAGTTAAAGCTATCAAAGAATATGGATTTGACAGGGTTTATGTAGTTATGCCTAGAAATGATAATTTTAGGAAACACATAGAGGTTAGGCATTGTGAATGTGATTTTAACCAAATCAAACTTGTGCCTTATGCTATTGATAATAAAAAAACTAAAAAAGGAATATAATAATGGTAGGAATAATATACGGAAGCAGCATGGGAAATACTGAAGAGGTTGCAAATTTTATTTCTGAAAATTTGGGTCTTGAAAACGAAGTTGTAAATGTAAGCGATGCTGATGCTGATAAAATAAATGGATATGATAAATTAATCCTTGCTACATCAACTTGGGGTAGTGGCGATTTACAAGATGATTGGGATGCTTTTGATTTCAGCGGTCTATCTCTTAGCGGAAAAACAGTTGCGCTTTTTGGCCTAGGTGATTCAGAAAGCTATTCTGATGACTATTGCAGTGGTATGGGAAAACTTTATGATGAAGTTGTAAAAGCTGGAGCAAAAGTTGTCGGTGGTGTATCTACAGATGATTATACTTTTGATGAATCTGAAGCTGTGAGAGATGGAAAATTTGTAGGTCTGGCTCTTGATGCTGAAAATGAAAGTGACAAAACAGAAGCTAGAGTTTTAGCTTGGATAGAAACTATCAAATCTGAACTTGCATAATAAAAAAGAGGAAGCTATTTATTTTGCTTCCTCTAAATTAACTTATAAAAATATCTTTTTCTATCGTATAAATTTCATATCTTATTTTTTTAAATAACTCAGATTTTTCAGTATCTATTATCTTAAAACACTCTTCTAAAACCCTAGAACTTTCCTGCGCTCTTTTTAAATTTGCGATCAAAATTTCATTCAAGTTTTCTCTTTTTTGTTCGGATTTTGTGCTTGTTTTAAGAACATCGTTTGAAGAATCTCTAAAATTTATATACCCAGTCTGGTCTATTTTTGTTTGGTGTCTTATCTGTTTAAGTCTAAGTGAGATAGGCTGGTTGTTAAACCCATATCTACATATGTCTTCAACAACCCTAATTCCTTCTCTTAGCCTATTTAGATTGGCATCTATAACTCTGTATAGATTTTCGTTATTCATCTCTTCCAAGTATTCCTAGAATTTGCAATAAAGAGGTAAATAAATTTAAAAAATC
This genomic window contains:
- the fldA gene encoding flavodoxin FldA gives rise to the protein MMVGIIYGSSMGNTEEVANFISENLGLENEVVNVSDADADKINGYDKLILATSTWGSGDLQDDWDAFDFSGLSLSGKTVALFGLGDSESYSDDYCSGMGKLYDEVVKAGAKVVGGVSTDDYTFDESEAVRDGKFVGLALDAENESDKTEARVLAWIETIKSELA
- a CDS encoding molybdopterin-dependent oxidoreductase; this translates as MSISRRNFLKSSAATALAISSNSVLAKDENIKTIPHASNLGAFYADVQDGKIVKIHSQVSDKDPKFPGNEAWIDRVYSDTRIKYPCVRKSYLEGKNSPELRGKEEFVRVSWDKAMQLIVDKLKTLKPEEIHNASYSGWGHPGLLHNCGAVAGRFFNTSIGGAVGTDGEYSNGAAGKVNATIMGDLEVYSLQTSHEVILENTKVYVMWGADLLKCNQIDYKIANRGNNPYYDKYEKSGIKFITIDPQYTEIANRFGAEWIKIRPNTDVALMLGMAHYLYTSKQYDKDFIEKYTFGFNKFLPYLLGKTEDKVEKTPAWAAKITGVDEKIIKALADTFVKNRTFLAGNWSMQRAHHGEQADWMLMVLAAMIGQVGLPGGGFGFSMHYSGGGQAFSGAMLPGGLPQGKNKVDVSIPASRISEAILNPGKKINFKGGHMTYPDLKMLYITGATLLGHHPNTNELIKAIRTLDTVVVHEPWWTPMAKMADIVLPSTTPLERDDISYGGSYSQDYVYAMKKVIEPLWEARNDYDIFADMAKMISDKAYRKFTGSKTKEERIKGLYDKSDCPNYMSFEEFWDKGYLYFEPSEDAKKFVRHAEFRKDPVANKLATETGKIQIFSQKFADFKLEDFKGHPIWLEPAEWLGDEEKTKKYPLHVLSPHPKYRIHSQLDNSFIRKAYKVTNREPVVINDEDAKKFGIKDGDVVEVYNDRGAILCGAAVSKNIMQGVIAVEEGAWYDPENVNDEKPRCKAGHVNLLTTSIPTSTMAQATSVNTCLAAIRKVDAKAYEGVKAPKVKGA
- a CDS encoding DUF2325 domain-containing protein, which produces MSVLVIGADEITPIKAVLHDLGAQKIEHWDARNENRVNRKPIPQDTKCVVMLTSFLNHNTMKTIKTQAKKRNIPIVCAKRSVSCVFCEYCKVFGLDREFGCKKEF
- a CDS encoding phage integrase central domain-containing protein gives rise to the protein MLKQTHFKDFETIYQEYIKTRTNISPKHLQRIKSFFERFLLPNFTNSDIKKITRKDVVRALSPLPENPESIKKHL
- a CDS encoding thiamine-phosphate pyrophosphorylase, which gives rise to MNNENLYRVIDANLNRLREGIRVVEDICRYGFNNQPISLRLKQIRHQTKIDQTGYINFRDSSNDVLKTSTKSEQKRENLNEILIANLKRAQESSRVLEECFKIIDTEKSELFKKIRYEIYTIEKDIFIS